In Lates calcarifer isolate ASB-BC8 linkage group LG21, TLL_Latcal_v3, whole genome shotgun sequence, the sequence TCAGCGGGTAGATACACGCATGCGGCTACATGAATTTTAAAGGAGGCCGTTGATGAAAATCAGTTTTGTCAGCATTTAtaaactcactcacactcatacataatgcagaaatacacaggcatatactgtacatgtgtgcgGGCACATGAAATGAAGAACATTAATTCTTCTGATTGCAGAAAAGGGCAGCGTGACACTCTTTGGTGATGACAGGTTGGCTTTCAAGGGCCACACGGTGCTGTTTGAATGCCAAGCGGCAGGATGGTACCCTAAACCCAGTCTGCAGTGGGAGGTGGGTGACAGAAAGGTAAGTACAAAACTGCTCTGAGGATAGATGATGTTGTACGCTGTACAGATTGTAGAACCctttgaggcaaatttgtgatttttggcTGACCTGACTGCTTTTTCCAACTGTAACTTACCCCAATACAATGTACCATAATATATGGTTTAGATTGTTCAAGGAGGCGATAAATTACATtcaaaaaacttttctttattgtCGCTCTCTAAgcttaataaaacattttactcacagtaaaaacaaacaaaccctgcACTTTCTTCCTGTCCCTTTTGGAAACTGTCAGTTTGGAAACTGCTTCTGCTTCTAGAGGGGATAAGAGAAGCTGATTTGATTGACTGATCTTTACTGAACCTACTTATAATGTACTTCTGCTCGCAGTACGTTCATCTCACTCCAGCCCTTTGTCCAGActgtgtggctctgtgtgtctggTAACTAAAAGTTAATCATGAGCGCCACCAGTCAATGCTTGCACcctatttttattcttttatctGTCTGCATCAGAAATCATCTGGTCTATGAATTATAATGTCATTATATCTGAAAAGACATGTCTGATATGTTTCTAGTCTTCTATCACAAATATCTAAAATGTCAGCAGATGATGTCAGAGTGGTAGTGGTGCTGTCCATGTAAGCTGTTCTTACTCTTGTTCCTTAGGATGAACCAATGTTAACAAATCTGAGACCATCACCTTCCAAAAGCTCAGCTCCTCTAAACTCTTCTTTTACAACTTATACAAGTCTGTCAGAGATGGACTCACCCTCCGTTCTGTACAGTAAACATTTGTGGgtgaactgtccctttaagtTCAGCTCTGTTTGGAGTATTTACAGAATAACTCTGCAAAATTCTGACAAGCCAGGAAGCAGACATCCCAAtcagaatatactgtaaatgataataatcctccctctctctggggAATGGTGTGGAGGTGAGCCAGGGTGAATACAACATCAGCAGTGAAGAGTCGGGGAAGAGCCTCTTCACTGTGAGCAGCAACCTCAGCGTGACGGCAACAAAGAGCTCTCATGTGTGTTGTCTGGCCTCCGTGTCTGCCCTCCCCACACCACTGAAGAGCAGCGTCCGGCTGACAGTGGGTGagactaaaacacaacaaccttattttacattaaataacgtgcacatgcacagaaatgtgCATGAACTCCTGGTTTAGTTCTCTGTCtctacatttctgtgtgtattaatctgtctctcttgtgtgtttcattttattctctcccttttttggggtgtgtgtgtgtgtgtgtgtgtgtgtgtgtgtgtgtgggggggggggcttgtgATTCATCACTCAGCATTATTATTTGAAGAGGAGAGTGGGATAGAAAGTCGCTGCCAGATCAACACTGCATGAGTTTGCAGCTGAGGTTGCAAACCTCTCGAAGGCCCcacagctttaaaaatacaaatactgtgtTATTATCTTAGTAATGTTTACTTTGAAGTTGTGGTTGTAACATTTTCTTGAAATCCACTCACAACAGCTTCCTCCAGGAAACACTCTCTACTACTATTGCAAATTAAAGCAGGAAATTAAACACAGCTTTCTTTACACTATGTCTGCAGATCTGTAATTGAATTGCAAAGTAACAACACTGCTTCAGCATTTCTTTCCCAAAACACTGATGTGACCCTCTCTCCTCAGTTTCAGAGGTGGTGCAGGACTGCACGGTCCCTCTGGCAGTAAcggcctcctctctctgctcttctgctGCTCATCCTGCTCTGCATCTGCATTGTCCTCTGTTGCCGACAAAGGAGACAAGCAAGTAGGCACTTTTCTCTTCCTTAAATTGCTctaggtgaaaaaaaaaaaaaaagtcacttgCTCCCCcgccttctccctcctcctcctcccccctaCACCTTTCCAGTGCAGAAACTGTGATTAAAGGATAATGAAGAAGATAGGTGGTTACACGCTGTGACTCGCCACTGCCCCATGCCGGCCTTCACCAAGGGCACGCAATATTTTTTCTGACAAAGGTAGAACATTAGTTGTCAGCAGAAAGCTTTACTTCTCAGGAAACAGTGGCAGCAAAAAAGGTTAGAGTGGTATGTGTATGACTGCAGGGTTGGCAGTTTGAATCCCAAAACAACGGGGAAGATCAGGACAGGAAGGAATAATGACTACTGATCCTCTCCCTGCAGCAACTACTGCAGAGGAGCAAGGCATATGACCAGTTAAACGGTTTGTGCAAAGCAGCTAAAGCGTGTTTTTTCTGCTTGAGCATAGAGATAATCAGatgcagtaaataaaaacagcttttaaaatgtacttGCACATGTAATTTTGGTCCGTTTAGATGCTGGTGTGGTCCTTACTCTCCACTCTACCACTGATATCAAAACACTGCCCGCCCACGACTTGTAAGCTACAGTTTACAGGGTGAGTTTTGTCACTACGTTCCCCTGCTGGGCCTCAGCCTGCCGGCTCCGCTGTCAATCAACcataaacactgacacatacacGCTCACaggctgagaggaaaagagatatTTGTTCATATTTCCCTTAACTACTAACCATAAGTTTAAaaaagcatgttagcattatgTTTTTCTGCCTCATCTGTAATCACATCCAGTACACAGTGCaaatttctgtctgtgtttccctGGGCTATTACAAACTGGACAATTACGGGGCCACTCACAGTGAATAATAAGtcacagaagaaaagaaatgtggtatatctttgtgttttgtttgttgttaaaatCACCTGGTTTAAAGTTTGTGCTATTGTACTTTCAATAATGTTTTATATGAAGTAACAACCAAGTGACAGTTGTTCCAGTCCAGCAGGACCAGTGGTCTTTCCACTGCTGGTGTTTGATTTAATAAAGCTTGCTGTACTTTCAGTGAGCCTCCCTTGCATAAACAAAGGGACTGTGTCTCAGTCCTGGGTGTATATCTGAACCTTGTTAGTGACATCAGTGGGACAGGCTGATAAAGGCCACTGAGATGTGAAGAAAAGTTGACAGTTGTTTGGTGGGAATGTAGCTGCCTTGGACAGGCTATCAACCTGTTTGCTAAAAAGATTACACTGGCAGAAACTGTACCTTGGGGAATGTGAGTGCCCTGACTCACACCTGGTTCCTGCCAGATGAGTCAGGTGCCACACAGAGCGGGTGCATCTTATTACACAGATCTAATGGAAGTCAGACAGTTTGCTCATTAGCCCTCTTGTTGAGAGTTAGATCACGAGATCAATACCACTGAAAACCAGCTGAAACCAGCAGTTTGTTAGCTTAGCgtaaaaactgtaaacaggGTAGGTAGCAAAAACTGCCTACATGTTATATctaatttactgtttttattctaaggcttttgtacagattaaacagatgagatataacatgttaatcagtgaggtttagatgtgtttttgttttgtttccctgtttctggtctttatgctaagctaggctaactacCTTCACCTATCTTCTCCTCATCAAAAAGGCCACTGAGCATAATTCCCACAATGCTGAACTACTTCTTTAAGAGAGACGAgttgaatttttgtttttaaagtcgAAAGGTGACTAAGGCAGTACCACCTCTTCCTTCACAGCCCTCCAGGTCTCAGACGGGTCAGAAAATGCTATAAACCCACTGATAAGGGTTTAAAATcaccacacagtcagacagtttTACTGCAACTCATTTAGAGCTCATAACCCGACCTAGGATATTTGTGATGTGGCCGGACTACTTGTCTCCTCTCCAAGCAGAGCGGTCAATACCTTGGCGAGTTGTCGAAGTAAAGCGGTGGAAAAAAAGAGTCCGGCCAGGAAAAGCAGAACATtgcagagatgtttctggagTGCCATCTCTGAGGGGATCGTTGTTCTAGCACAAGGAGGTGGAGCAGGCCTGTTTGTGCGCGATAACAAAAAGTGGCCCTGAGTCACACATTTAGAAGTCAGCGTAATCCCTGTGACTGATTCTGGACCATTGCAAATCATGTCCGTGGTTTAGAGCTGAGGGATTATCATAAAGCAGGTGTGAcctttctcctccagcagccgATTCTGTACCTGAAACGTCTAATACCTCCTTCGCCATCGTCCTTGCTTCAGTCTGGTACCTTTACTGTAACATCCCTAAGCAAGTTAAGTTAACTTCACGAGGATGTTTCACATGTTAGAGGATGTGGCTTCCTTCCAAGTCACTAAGCTTTTCTTTGGGTAATCCACCTCAATGGGGAGTAATGTATGCTTTGTAATTATTGGAAAAATGGAAGGGATCTAATATAGTCACCCTCAAAGACTTTGGCCAGCATGACAGTGGGGATTTAAAATATAATGACAAAGGCAATTTCTCTCCCTGTAAAAGGAAGAGTTTATATCTCTCCTGGGGCAAGCACCATCTGCACCATTGttaaattgttgtgttttcgCCATGGCCAGGAGGACCTTTGGCAAAGATGACCATGAAGCCGTGTTGCAAATACTCATTAACACTCAGCTCCAGCTTTCTCTGTCGAATTGCAAACTGACTGGAGGCTACAATATTAGTGCAGCACCCAAAACTAATAAACAGCGGGATATTTACAGCTTTCATATTGCTGTGGATGCAGTGAGTTAGCACAATGCTTCTGTGGTCAATGCAGTGAAAATGATAAAGTTAGCAGCTGATAGCTCATAGTAGTTCTGTAAACTTAGTgcctcatttttattttttttttacctttcagAATCAAGCCCGCAGGAAGCCATATGGTAAGATTTAAACGCTCTTTTTCTAGACTCCTTTTGTTTTATGAGGCTATTTTTAAACAATGAAAACCCtgtattttcttcacttttctaAACTAAAAAGAACTACAAGATCAACTGTGGAGTTTTATGTGAAAGCGACTTTCTTGTGGAGAAAGATGCTGCCATTAATTTgtgacagaagcagagacacgCAGTCTTGGCTGCACTGAGCTTCATTTATACTTTACATAAGCTACTATAATAATGAAGACTCAGCGTGAATCCCCGTTAATACATAGAAGTTATTTCTGAGAACTAGTGGGCTTTTATTGTTCCTCATTATAAAAGAAAAGTGGAGACATGAATTTGAAATAACATGCTTTAAATAGCTATTACATTTTGTAACAACTTAATTAAGATTCAAATTGTCATTAGCTCATTTAAGAAGActcattatcattatatttGTCAGCATTTTTCATGCAgctgaaatacattttatagCTTTTCCATTGAGCACGCTGCAGTGAGAGTTGAGTACTTTGGTTGGGTCTaataaaatgcagtgaaaaatgatgatgatgttcatTTTTTATCTGTCAGAGCATTTTATGATGAAAACAATGCAGCCGGCCTTTGATATACTGCAGTtttgtgagaaaagaaaatagtCTGTTCACAGCGGCACAGCCTCTGACAAAGTGGCTCTGCCATATCTCAGCTAAAGGTTATCTTTTCCATTGGACCGCTCATCTGGGCATTTGCAGGATCGACCAATTGGTGGCTGGGAGAAGCCCGGTTGCTGGGGCGACAGGGGGGAAGGTCAACCTGGGATACTCTACTGAGGGCTCCACAGGTGAGAAAACAACATACAGTTCAGCTGGACAAACCTCCActacagctgtaaaacacaataaCACTGCTGTCAGTAATAATCTGAGGGTACAgacaaatatttctgtttaatctGATAAACTGCAGCATTAAGTTACAGTAAGTCACTACTTCAATATTTCTGCTGAGGTTTTAATAAGGTTGTTtaaattattactattaatCAACAATTACTTGATGAAATACTGAGGTTTTTGTTATGATTTCAGCCTAATATGACAGTTTTATCAAGTCTGTAGTT encodes:
- the igsf5b gene encoding LOW QUALITY PROTEIN: immunoglobulin superfamily member 5 (The sequence of the model RefSeq protein was modified relative to this genomic sequence to represent the inferred CDS: deleted 1 base in 1 codon) produces the protein MVLHLLVILLSCQIQAVGAQMKLSPEKLTVLRGGEARFTCAPNTEWTVMVWLLNGKAVLTISKEHGVLRSINTTVTAENKKGDSWVFVLKSTERHNQGRVTCDLQNIDRKTATLLVQEKGSVTLFGDDRLAFKGHTVLFECQAAGWYPKPSLQWEVGDRKVSQGEYNISSEESGKSLFTVSSNLSVTATKSSHVCCLASVSALPTPLKSSVRLTVVSEVVQDCTVPLAVTASLSALLLLILLCICIVLCCRQRRQAKSSPQEAIWIDQLVAGRSPVAGATGGKVNLGYSTEGSTDADYSERSIETRSQMAFVSFRKVPDVVHSSSLSLHSESQAQVTLSERDSQNVRRITTV